TCTTTAAAATCAGCACCGTAGCCCTGCTGCTCCTGTCTTTTCCTTACGCCCAAGCCCAAAGCGGAGAAAGCGCCAGCGCGCGAAAAAAGAAGACGGTTCAAATCGGTGCGCATGGGGGAGGCAACGGCACCGGGACGAACCTGGGTCTCTTTCTTCCAGGCGATAATCGCCTTGACCTGTCTTACTCGATGTCATCTTTGGATTTTTTCGGGCTTACTTATAAACAGAGCATCTACAGCCTGGAATTCCAATCCTTTCTGGGGAACAGCTTTTATTATGCGCTGGGCGTAACGCAAAGGAAGCTTGAGATCACCATCAAGGATTATTACAGCGCTGACACCGGCACGGTAACGACTCACCTCAACTGCAAGGGTCAATCGATCGGGCCGCACCTCGTCATTGGCAACGAATGGCAGTGGGATTATTTCTCTCTGGGCGCCGAATGGGTGGGTTTCATCAGTCCTTCCACCTGGAGCTATAAAAACGAGTATAATGATGCGACGTGGACGGACGCTGATAAAGCGTATTGGGATGAGACCATCGAAAAAGCCGTGAAGCAGACGAGCTTCATGGGATTGAATCTGACTCTCGGTTTTTCGTTCTAAGGGGGCGCAGTTGTATAGGTTTGCATGTCGTCCAATTCAGGGACACTCTGATAGGTTTCTGTGACAAGAAGCATCAGACGACCGTTCAGATCGATTCTCCTTTTCTGCACCACAAAACCATTCGCATTCTTATGATCTTCGGACTCCACAGTCGAACCCTTGGTTAGGCTGGGGCCTTCACCGCCCATCATCGTCGACACAGAATGCCAGTGATCCCAGTTGCAACTTTTTCCCGAGAGTTCACCTTTGCCGGCAAACGAGCCATTTAACTCAGCGAGTTGAAGAATTCGAAGTCTACGATCTGGAGAAAGAAGGGGCCATAGTACGCGATAATCCAGCGGCTCAAAACTATAAGGTCATGGATAGAGCCGCAAGCAAACCAGGCACTCACAAACCGGATATCGAAAATCAGGAATCGCTTTTTACTGCCTCCTGAAGCCTACTTCCTTTGTTTCCATCCATAATTACTGCATATTGCCAGGCCTCCCTCTTCCCTGTCGTATTACATGACAATAAACACGGAAATGTAGGTTTCAGGCCCAGGATTCACCTTGCATTCCTGTTAATCAAAAGTTAGTAAAGCGTGTCTCACGGAGGAATGAAGAGCTTTGCCTGTCTGCATTTCCTGACTTCTTCCTGCCGAAGTCTAAATGTAATCTTAATACCGAGGTCGACTATGAAGGAAATCAAGCTGACACAGCAAGACGACCTGGACCTGTCCGTGGTGATACCCGTCTATAACGACACCCTTAAATTTGAGAACCTCCTCAGCAGCTATCTCCATGCGTTTGCTGCCCTGCCGCTGAAGTTTGAACTGGTCATCGTGGATAACAATAGCCCCCGATTTGAAGAAATTTATGCCATCGTAAAAAAATTTCGTGAGAACTTGCAAATCACCGTGGTGATGCAACCCCCTCTTCAGCATTCCTTCTCGCTGTGCAGTGCAAGAAATCGCGGTGTCCTGAACGCACGAGGACGCTTCATATTCTTCACAGATTCAGACTGTCTGATAGACGAGGATTTCGCGACGACGGTGGCAGACATTTGTCAACGTGAGGCTGCAGTATCCCTAGAGTCCCCTCGTATTTATACCGGCGAAAGGGTCTTCGTTTTAATACCCGATGAACCTTTGCCGGATGCGAAGATTTCAGACAGGATCAAGGAACTGCCGCGAGTACCCTCGGCCAGCAACTACGGGAAGGTCAAGGACCGGCGTTTCCCCTGGATCCAGAATCTTCCACAGCAGGAGCATCCGTGGAACTTTGTTCACGGCTGTTTCATACTGCTTGAGAAAGAACATTATCTGCGGGTTGGAGGCAGCGACACCTCCTATGACGGCTTTTGGGGCTACGAGGAGATTGACCTCGTCTATCGGATGGTCCATCAGCTCCGCGCCGAGGTCATTTACCTGGAAAAAGCCAAAGTCTATCATCAGGAGCTACCGTCGGATCTTGAGAAAATCCCGCAGAATACACAGCGGAACAATAAAAGCATGAACCCCAACTATCAGCGGATATGCCAGCGGGTCCCGGGCTTTGATGAGTTTAAAAAAGTTCAGTGGCAAACCTTGAATATCATAACGTCCTAAACACCAAGGCGAGGCGCTACTGCTTATGAAACGTTATCTCATACTCCTCGATTTCGATGGAACTCTCATTGAGCGGGACAGCAGGGGCTGCCGCGATAAAATCAAATTTTCCGATCTGGCCCTGGCGAAATCCGTGTATCAGGAAGCTTTTGCTATCGTCATCGATTATAAAATCCTGACCAGCTCCTGCGCCCAGTCGATCGAAGACATCATGACTGTTTCGGAAATGGCCAGTATCGGCGAGTGGCTCTTTGAAAATGGTCTTCATGCCCGAAAATATGTGGAGTTCTGCGATACCGTACAAAAAAATCCAGACACGCTGGCTTTTTTGTCCCAGGTACCCCAGATTTGTTCCTGGCTTGATGATTTTCAGGAGCAAAGGATTTCCGATGTCGTTCATAGTATCAGCAGGAAGAAAGTTTCCCTGGCGATTCACCTGAAACACAGCCAAGGTGAAGTCTATAAGGCCTTGATCGCGGCGTTTGGCGCTACGTGCACCATCATCAAGTCCGGGCTTCAGACCATAGAGATCTTTCCTAAAAACTATGATAAGACCTGGGCATTGGATCAAATCGACCTCAGCCCCTATGAACGAGTCGTATTCATCGGCGACTCCATCTACCCGGGTGGCAATGACTACGCAATTGCGCATAGTCCCAAGGTGGATTTTGCGATTGAAGTCAAGAGTCCTCGTGACAGTGCTGGGCTCCTGATCAATAT
This window of the Oligoflexus sp. genome carries:
- a CDS encoding glycosyltransferase family 2 protein, with protein sequence MKSFACLHFLTSSCRSLNVILIPRSTMKEIKLTQQDDLDLSVVIPVYNDTLKFENLLSSYLHAFAALPLKFELVIVDNNSPRFEEIYAIVKKFRENLQITVVMQPPLQHSFSLCSARNRGVLNARGRFIFFTDSDCLIDEDFATTVADICQREAAVSLESPRIYTGERVFVLIPDEPLPDAKISDRIKELPRVPSASNYGKVKDRRFPWIQNLPQQEHPWNFVHGCFILLEKEHYLRVGGSDTSYDGFWGYEEIDLVYRMVHQLRAEVIYLEKAKVYHQELPSDLEKIPQNTQRNNKSMNPNYQRICQRVPGFDEFKKVQWQTLNIITS